One genomic region from Pseudomonadota bacterium encodes:
- a CDS encoding exonuclease SbcCD subunit D, whose translation MQTRFIHTADIHLGKTYRNSPGEGARYEDFFSCLAGIVGDAVREKVDFVLIGGDLFHTGQILPKTFAKTIETLQPLKQAGIPCIAIEGNHDWIHRRNNISWMEALSEMGYIRLLRPDRTEDGEYLFKPFDEQTGMGGHIIINGLNIYGLGYIGAQAGSHVERICNAATTDNNLLLFHVGIWKYSPVEIGNMTIEEAHPLAEKFAYVALGHGHKPYVIETPEGKPYAYNPGAPERVNFGEEKYDKGYYFVTIDEGRFSPEFRPVNPRPMLVEVINLDGAPDAHTALDSFRDQVREKLIGQNDGRQPLLELKLTGRVGFHPFELGRERLRLALDEFAAPLHVEIKNHLSLLTRAGCEDLVKKSLAEIENDVLHELIGAHSIYKGREQELARLSLAIRDLVLKGDVEDDELLGLFSEQN comes from the coding sequence ATGCAGACACGCTTCATCCACACAGCCGACATACATCTTGGTAAAACCTACCGCAACTCGCCGGGCGAAGGGGCGCGCTACGAAGATTTCTTCAGTTGCCTGGCAGGTATCGTGGGAGATGCGGTGCGTGAAAAGGTTGACTTTGTGCTGATCGGCGGCGATCTCTTCCACACCGGCCAGATCCTCCCCAAGACCTTTGCCAAGACCATCGAAACCCTGCAACCCCTGAAGCAGGCCGGCATTCCGTGTATTGCCATTGAAGGCAATCATGACTGGATTCACCGGCGCAATAATATTTCCTGGATGGAAGCCCTTTCCGAAATGGGCTATATCCGCCTGCTGCGTCCGGACCGTACCGAAGACGGCGAATACCTTTTTAAGCCATTTGATGAACAAACCGGCATGGGCGGCCATATTATAATCAACGGTCTTAATATCTATGGCCTTGGCTATATCGGCGCTCAGGCCGGCAGCCATGTTGAACGCATCTGCAATGCGGCGACCACCGACAATAACCTTTTGCTCTTCCATGTGGGCATCTGGAAATATTCACCGGTTGAGATCGGCAATATGACGATCGAAGAGGCCCATCCCCTGGCTGAAAAATTCGCTTATGTCGCCCTGGGCCACGGCCACAAGCCATACGTCATCGAAACCCCGGAAGGAAAACCTTACGCCTATAACCCCGGCGCCCCGGAACGGGTGAATTTCGGCGAGGAAAAATACGATAAGGGCTATTATTTTGTTACCATTGACGAGGGTAGGTTTTCTCCGGAATTCAGACCCGTCAATCCCCGGCCCATGCTGGTGGAGGTGATCAATCTGGATGGCGCGCCGGATGCTCATACCGCCCTTGACAGTTTTCGTGATCAGGTCCGCGAAAAGCTTATTGGACAGAATGACGGGCGCCAGCCTCTGCTGGAATTGAAACTCACCGGCCGGGTGGGATTTCACCCTTTTGAACTGGGGCGCGAACGACTGCGCCTGGCACTGGATGAGTTTGCCGCGCCATTGCACGTTGAAATAAAAAACCACCTGTCTCTTCTGACCCGCGCCGGGTGTGAGGACCTGGTGAAAAAGTCCCTTGCTGAGATTGAAAATGATGTGCTCCATGAATTGATCGGTGCCCACAGCATTTATAAGGGCCGGGAGCAGGAGTTGGCCAGGTTGTCCCTAGCGATCCGGGATCTGGTTTTGAAGGGTGATGTTGAAGACGATGAATTGCTCGGGTTGTTCTCGGAGCAGAACTGA
- a CDS encoding Fic family protein, translated as MESNQKWIWQHRGWPDFTYDAGKLLPELTALSRLMGGLEMTCRTLAVDSLLDARAQVLTEDALETSAIEGEMLRRSSVRASARKRLGLPVDHDASDRRTDDLVAMLMDARENTGGPLTEEMLFAWHAALFPTGYSGLNKIRVGAYRGKEPMQIISGPITREKVHYLAPPGSGVAAEMARFLQWVNSDNRIDSLLKAGIAHLWFIMIHPFDDGNGRVGRAITDYLLSMDFPLPIQVISFSRHVRLDQKGYYHILEETGKQGLDINGWLLWFFKTLSAAIDESRWIIDQVVQKAAFWNLYGEAGINDRQRKVLNKLLDAGERFEGFMTTRKYAGMTKCSKVTASRDLKDLEEKGLVQRRPGSGRSTSYEIKKNSGQEFIE; from the coding sequence ATGGAATCGAATCAGAAATGGATATGGCAACACAGGGGCTGGCCTGATTTCACCTACGATGCCGGGAAGTTGTTGCCGGAACTCACCGCTTTATCTCGCCTGATGGGCGGTCTTGAAATGACCTGTCGTACTCTTGCGGTGGACAGCCTGCTGGATGCCAGAGCCCAGGTATTGACCGAGGATGCCCTTGAAACATCAGCCATTGAAGGAGAGATGTTGCGTCGCAGCTCGGTAAGAGCCTCGGCAAGGAAGCGTCTCGGGCTACCGGTAGATCATGATGCTTCCGACAGGCGAACAGATGATCTGGTGGCCATGCTGATGGATGCCCGGGAGAATACCGGCGGGCCGCTCACTGAAGAGATGTTGTTTGCCTGGCACGCCGCCCTTTTTCCCACCGGTTATTCCGGACTCAATAAGATCCGCGTCGGTGCATACCGGGGGAAAGAGCCCATGCAGATTATTTCCGGACCGATAACCAGGGAAAAAGTCCATTATCTTGCGCCTCCGGGTAGTGGTGTTGCTGCTGAAATGGCTCGCTTTCTGCAATGGGTTAACAGTGATAACCGGATCGATTCTCTTCTCAAGGCCGGAATCGCGCATCTCTGGTTCATCATGATTCATCCTTTTGATGACGGCAACGGCAGGGTCGGCAGGGCCATAACCGATTATCTGCTGTCAATGGATTTCCCCCTGCCAATTCAGGTGATATCTTTTTCCAGGCATGTTCGCCTGGATCAGAAAGGCTATTATCATATTCTTGAAGAAACCGGTAAACAAGGGCTTGATATCAACGGCTGGCTGTTATGGTTTTTTAAGACACTCAGCGCCGCAATAGATGAATCGCGATGGATCATTGATCAGGTGGTCCAGAAAGCGGCATTTTGGAATTTGTATGGCGAAGCAGGGATCAATGACCGGCAGCGTAAAGTTCTCAATAAATTACTGGATGCCGGGGAGCGTTTTGAAGGTTTCATGACCACCCGTAAATATGCTGGAATGACAAAATGCAGTAAGGTCACTGCCAGTCGCGACCTGAAAGATCTAGAAGAAAAGGGTCTGGTGCAAAGGAGACCAGGGAGCGGTAGAAGTACAAGTTATGAAATCAAAAAGAATAGCGGGCAGGAGTTCATTGAATAG
- a CDS encoding MipA/OmpV family protein: protein MGLFNSAMSFPHYPGSNEQSYYVLPFPYFVYRGEYFRSDRDGFKGMFFKSRYLESSISLSGYPPIDGDNGAREGMPELGALFGVGPELKWHITNNESDHPLYLSTAIQGVSSARFNSFISIYYEGVRYSATLRYKNETLLKPPGSSLGISAALYYADADLNGFFYDVDQEYIRNDRPYYRSGKGPAGHSLATYVVYGLNDKFSVSGYLRWDNVSHAVFNDSPLVKQDDTFIVGISLIWKMYKSKKMVDAD, encoded by the coding sequence ATGGGCTTGTTCAACAGCGCCATGTCTTTTCCCCATTATCCCGGGTCCAACGAGCAAAGCTACTATGTCCTGCCGTTTCCTTACTTTGTCTATCGGGGAGAATATTTCAGATCCGACCGGGACGGCTTCAAAGGAATGTTCTTCAAATCAAGGTATCTGGAATCAAGTATTTCATTATCAGGATATCCGCCCATTGACGGTGACAATGGTGCCAGGGAAGGCATGCCTGAGCTTGGGGCGCTGTTCGGGGTCGGCCCGGAACTGAAATGGCACATTACCAACAATGAATCAGATCACCCCCTCTACCTTTCAACCGCGATTCAGGGGGTCTCTTCAGCCAGATTCAATTCCTTTATATCCATTTATTATGAAGGAGTCCGCTACAGTGCAACACTGCGATACAAGAATGAAACGCTCTTAAAGCCACCGGGATCTTCTTTAGGAATAAGCGCCGCGCTGTATTATGCCGACGCCGACCTGAACGGTTTTTTCTATGACGTTGACCAGGAATACATCCGAAATGATCGACCCTACTATCGCTCCGGGAAAGGACCTGCCGGGCACAGCCTGGCAACTTACGTGGTCTACGGCCTCAACGACAAATTTTCAGTGAGCGGCTATCTCAGATGGGACAATGTTTCACACGCAGTTTTCAACGACAGCCCCCTGGTCAAACAGGACGACACCTTTATTGTCGGCATATCGCTGATCTGGAAAATGTATAAATCCAAGAAAATGGTGGATGCGGATTAG
- a CDS encoding SMC family ATPase, which yields MQILSISLKNIKSHRDKELHFVNGINVLSGDNGAGKSTIFEAIGYALFGVDARDFVGNIERFITIGAKKGEITVTFQTDAQETFQASRSVGAGSKWLLAREIGGAFEVEDHAGAQETEARLKELLGLDSGRPLAEQYKLVIGPFQNEFLGPFVLKQPTKRQEAFDEILGIDAWRKTYKGTSTLLAAVKNKIEVLSVEIQGKEEQIAVLPERKKELTGLDAEAKAQKKELTGKETTLSKTEKQLAKLDAQEKTTNAVKSDIQIFQNRIRDGEAKIADQKKRVAEAESAVETLEKSTAGKEAFVAAEASLASLRQQDKQRRQIEKESSVLDKETTRLAQTLEHESREVSRIDLQLTEEEGKIRDQQKTLVADESLAKNAARLADLKKELKKLSSAQGLIEGKRLGLQEGKEKLAQGVCPFFKEPCENIAGKAPRDVFSSRVAELDKESLELVKQMAGLNQEIDAAEKARQELDALAVRAQELEKQLTALSRRRQENNKRQQGLEETRKQQAEADKKALARKEDLKRYSNLDAEITRIEKLRTQHQAARDAFFANQKDAQDLNNRRESLKKMLALIEKLKEDLAARQKELVTLEKEYDPMRHAEERLVKEQLLAGVATLKQKITDLGKDRLRLDEEIKKMQQIKQEIKEREAQKKTLEGKEELVKFLRTRIFNNVSAQLSERFREEISLRADRIYRSIAETDEELCWGDKYQIILRDMPEGELRERTDDQLSGGQTMSAVVALRLALLQTIGARVAFFDEPTSNLDAARRENLAQAFRAIDVGREEVTEHWYDQLFLISHDVAFTEVTDQIISLE from the coding sequence ATGCAGATACTTTCCATTTCACTCAAAAATATCAAATCCCATCGCGACAAAGAGCTGCACTTTGTCAATGGCATCAACGTCCTTTCCGGTGACAACGGCGCGGGGAAAAGTACGATTTTTGAGGCTATCGGCTATGCCCTGTTCGGGGTTGATGCCCGCGATTTTGTCGGTAATATCGAGCGGTTCATCACCATCGGCGCTAAAAAGGGAGAAATCACCGTAACCTTTCAAACCGATGCTCAAGAGACCTTTCAGGCCTCCCGCAGTGTCGGGGCCGGATCCAAATGGCTGCTGGCCAGAGAAATCGGCGGCGCTTTTGAGGTGGAGGACCATGCCGGCGCCCAGGAAACCGAAGCGCGACTCAAGGAACTCCTGGGTCTTGATAGCGGTCGCCCCTTGGCCGAGCAATACAAACTGGTGATCGGCCCCTTTCAGAACGAATTTCTCGGACCCTTTGTCCTCAAACAACCCACCAAACGTCAGGAAGCCTTTGACGAGATTTTGGGGATTGATGCCTGGCGCAAAACCTATAAGGGCACCAGCACCCTGCTGGCAGCAGTCAAAAATAAAATTGAAGTATTGAGCGTGGAGATACAGGGCAAAGAGGAACAGATTGCAGTGCTTCCCGAACGCAAGAAGGAATTGACTGGTTTGGATGCGGAAGCAAAAGCACAGAAGAAGGAACTGACGGGAAAAGAAACAACATTATCGAAGACCGAAAAGCAGCTTGCCAAACTGGACGCGCAGGAAAAAACAACCAATGCGGTGAAGTCGGATATTCAGATTTTTCAAAACCGTATTCGTGACGGGGAAGCGAAAATTGCCGACCAGAAAAAGCGGGTCGCAGAAGCCGAATCGGCCGTTGAAACTCTTGAAAAAAGCACAGCGGGCAAGGAGGCGTTTGTCGCGGCGGAGGCAAGTCTTGCGTCGCTGCGGCAGCAGGACAAGCAGCGAAGGCAGATCGAAAAGGAGAGTAGTGTCCTGGATAAGGAAACTACCCGCCTGGCCCAGACCCTGGAACACGAAAGCAGAGAAGTTTCAAGGATTGACCTTCAGCTCACAGAAGAGGAAGGTAAAATCAGGGACCAGCAGAAAACCCTGGTGGCGGATGAAAGCCTTGCCAAAAATGCGGCGCGATTGGCGGACCTGAAAAAAGAGCTGAAAAAGCTCTCCTCGGCACAAGGTCTTATTGAAGGCAAGCGGCTGGGCCTCCAGGAAGGCAAGGAAAAATTGGCCCAGGGTGTTTGTCCTTTTTTCAAGGAACCGTGTGAAAATATTGCCGGTAAGGCACCCCGTGACGTCTTCAGCAGCAGGGTAGCCGAACTGGACAAAGAGAGCCTTGAGTTGGTCAAACAAATGGCTGGGCTGAATCAGGAGATCGACGCAGCTGAAAAAGCCCGGCAGGAGTTGGATGCACTTGCGGTACGCGCCCAGGAACTTGAAAAACAGCTGACCGCCCTGTCCAGAAGGCGACAGGAAAATAATAAGCGCCAACAAGGGCTTGAAGAGACCAGGAAACAGCAGGCAGAGGCTGACAAAAAGGCTTTAGCCCGGAAAGAAGACCTTAAACGATACAGTAATCTTGATGCGGAAATAACCAGGATCGAGAAATTACGCACCCAACATCAGGCCGCGCGCGATGCATTCTTTGCCAACCAGAAGGATGCGCAGGATTTGAATAATCGGCGTGAATCCCTGAAAAAGATGTTGGCGCTCATTGAGAAGTTGAAAGAGGATCTTGCTGCCAGACAGAAAGAACTTGTTACCCTGGAAAAAGAGTATGATCCCATGCGTCATGCCGAAGAACGCCTGGTAAAAGAGCAATTGCTCGCCGGTGTTGCCACCCTCAAGCAGAAAATCACTGACCTTGGCAAGGACCGCCTCCGTCTTGACGAAGAGATCAAGAAAATGCAGCAGATTAAACAGGAGATCAAGGAACGGGAGGCTCAGAAGAAAACCCTTGAAGGCAAGGAAGAGTTGGTTAAATTCCTGCGCACCAGGATCTTCAATAATGTTTCGGCGCAGCTTTCAGAGCGTTTCCGCGAGGAAATAAGTTTACGGGCGGACCGCATTTACCGCAGCATTGCTGAAACCGATGAGGAATTGTGCTGGGGCGATAAATACCAGATCATTCTGCGGGACATGCCGGAAGGGGAGTTGCGGGAGCGAACCGATGACCAGTTGTCCGGCGGTCAGACAATGAGCGCCGTGGTGGCCCTGCGCCTCGCCCTGCTGCAGACCATCGGCGCACGGGTTGCGTTTTTTGACGAGCCCACCTCAAACCTTGACGCGGCGCGCCGGGAAAATCTCGCCCAGGCCTTCCGGGCAATCGATGTCGGCCGCGAGGAGGTCACCGAGCACTGGTACGACCAACTCTTCCTGATCAGCCATGATGTGGCATTCACCGAGGTCACCGATCAGATTATTTCCCTTGAATAA
- a CDS encoding MFS transporter: MQRHLLLPILLSVFIALLGIGIIVPVMPVFAESLGAGGLALSFIVAAFSLTRGFCQPVVGNLSDRWGRKRFLVAGLAVYALVGLMMPEATTMGSLLLIRALHGVGSAMIVPVAMAYVSDLAPVGQEGRYMSLLNIAIFTGFGSGPLLGGIFTDLWGMASAFYFMAGFSFLALMLILLQLPASPASSRKNKRGAGVIKSLGMMLASRRTAGILMTRLATMIIMVPTMAFLPLLMHQLFQASGKEIGLVIAARTLVNAVLQSPCGRLADRMDKILLLRAGCLIISTVMCLIPLAGNFWVLIGLFVILGSGEALIWPTLGALATEEGRRFGQGTMMGAFNLAMSGGVFIGAMGAGFTSDLFGLHWSFVLIG, from the coding sequence ATGCAACGACACCTGTTGCTGCCAATACTGCTTTCCGTGTTCATCGCCCTTCTGGGGATCGGCATCATTGTCCCGGTCATGCCGGTGTTCGCCGAAAGTCTCGGAGCCGGAGGTCTGGCCCTGAGCTTCATCGTTGCAGCCTTTTCCCTCACCCGGGGGTTTTGTCAGCCGGTGGTGGGTAATCTTTCAGACCGTTGGGGACGGAAGAGATTTCTCGTTGCCGGCCTTGCGGTCTATGCCCTGGTGGGTCTGATGATGCCTGAGGCCACCACCATGGGCTCGCTGCTATTGATCCGCGCCCTGCATGGTGTGGGCTCGGCAATGATCGTGCCGGTGGCCATGGCCTATGTCAGCGATCTGGCGCCGGTGGGCCAGGAAGGCCGCTACATGAGCCTGCTGAATATCGCCATCTTTACCGGGTTCGGCAGCGGCCCGTTGCTGGGCGGAATTTTTACCGATCTCTGGGGTATGGCCTCGGCCTTTTATTTTATGGCGGGCTTCAGTTTTCTCGCCCTGATGCTGATCCTGCTGCAATTACCGGCAAGTCCGGCGTCCTCCCGGAAGAATAAACGCGGTGCCGGAGTGATCAAATCCCTGGGAATGATGCTTGCTTCCCGCCGCACAGCCGGGATTCTTATGACCCGTCTGGCGACGATGATTATCATGGTGCCCACCATGGCTTTTCTTCCCCTGCTGATGCACCAGCTGTTTCAGGCAAGTGGTAAGGAGATCGGCCTGGTGATCGCCGCCCGGACCCTGGTTAATGCCGTATTGCAGTCCCCCTGTGGCCGACTTGCAGACCGGATGGACAAAATACTCCTGCTGCGGGCTGGCTGTCTGATCATCAGCACGGTGATGTGCCTTATACCGTTGGCTGGTAATTTCTGGGTCCTGATCGGATTGTTTGTGATCCTGGGCAGCGGTGAGGCACTGATCTGGCCGACCCTGGGGGCGCTGGCCACCGAAGAGGGGCGGCGTTTTGGTCAAGGGACCATGATGGGGGCATTCAACCTGGCGATGAGCGGCGGAGTTTTTATCGGAGCCATGGGGGCGGGTTTCACCTCCGACCTTTTCGGCCTGCACTGGTCTTTTGTGCTGATCGGTG